In Novosphingobium resinovorum, the following are encoded in one genomic region:
- a CDS encoding VOC family protein, giving the protein MTFAVTTHLNFRGQARAALDFYQHVFGGEQTVMTYGAMGQAQLAGSPDHVIWGQVAAQDGFRIMAFDVQAGHDHDAGTNAFYVSLRGTSADAVRQRWEALAEGAAILQPIGPSAWSPLYGMLADKFGITWIVDVDPRS; this is encoded by the coding sequence ATGACCTTTGCCGTTACCACCCATCTCAATTTCCGGGGCCAGGCCCGCGCAGCCCTCGACTTCTACCAGCATGTCTTCGGCGGGGAACAGACTGTGATGACTTATGGCGCCATGGGGCAGGCCCAGCTTGCCGGGTCGCCCGATCACGTCATCTGGGGCCAGGTCGCCGCCCAGGACGGCTTCCGCATCATGGCGTTCGACGTGCAGGCGGGGCACGACCACGATGCCGGCACCAACGCCTTCTACGTCTCGTTGCGCGGGACGTCGGCGGACGCAGTCCGGCAGCGGTGGGAGGCGCTGGCCGAGGGCGCGGCGATCCTTCAGCCGATCGGCCCTTCGGCCTGGTCGCCGCTGTATGGCATGCTGGCCGACAAGTTCGGCATCACCTGGATCGTCGACGTCGACCCGCGCTCCTGA
- a CDS encoding helix-turn-helix transcriptional regulator, with amino-acid sequence MPRSDRLLRLLHAMRTMAGPLTAARLAEETGVSPRSLYRDIDALRSAGARIEGARGYGYRLLEDPALPPQMLDRDEIEVLALGLAEVRAWGDPALARAADSVLAKIAATLPDERERQLLHAIAQVFRPEPRYAAPLDLAPLRAACWQEQAVDIRYVDGDGAMSDRTILPLALFYTETCVTALSWCCLREDFRMFRTDRMADIRVNGTSFRPRRVPLLRDYLAQLQARHRARDDRGSNPASVTVN; translated from the coding sequence ATGCCGCGATCCGATCGTCTCCTTCGACTGCTCCACGCGATGCGCACCATGGCGGGGCCGCTCACGGCGGCGCGGCTGGCGGAAGAAACGGGCGTATCGCCGCGCTCCCTCTACCGGGACATCGATGCGCTGCGCAGTGCCGGTGCACGGATCGAAGGCGCACGCGGCTATGGCTATCGCCTTCTGGAAGATCCGGCGCTGCCACCGCAAATGCTCGACCGGGACGAGATCGAAGTGCTCGCGCTAGGGCTCGCCGAAGTGCGCGCCTGGGGCGATCCGGCGCTGGCGCGGGCAGCCGATTCGGTTCTTGCGAAAATCGCCGCGACCCTGCCCGACGAGCGCGAACGGCAGTTGCTCCACGCGATCGCGCAAGTTTTCCGCCCGGAGCCGCGCTATGCCGCGCCGCTCGATCTGGCACCGTTGCGGGCGGCATGCTGGCAGGAGCAGGCGGTCGATATCCGCTATGTCGATGGCGATGGCGCGATGAGCGACAGGACGATCCTGCCGCTTGCGCTGTTCTACACCGAAACCTGCGTGACCGCTCTGAGCTGGTGCTGCCTGCGCGAAGATTTCCGGATGTTCCGAACCGATCGGATGGCCGATATCCGGGTGAACGGCACGAGCTTTCGTCCGCGCCGGGTGCCGCTGCTGCGTGATTATCTGGCACAGTTGCAGGCGCGGCACCGCGCGCGAGATGATCGCGGCAGCAACCCGGCCTCGGTAACCGTGAACTGA